TCTGATCCCGCCAACCGTGGCGTTGCAGTGCTGCCCAGTAACCTCGCGCCTGCAAAATTCGCTCCGCCAGTTCGCGCACGGCTCCATGCCCCCCGCGTTGGCACAGCACAGCATCAGCTTGGTGGCGCATGGGTTGGCAGCCATCAAAGGGTGTGAGCAGTAGACCAACGTGATTGCGTACTGCAAGGTCGTTGAGGTCATCACCCACAAAGCAGGTCTGTTCAAGAGTCACCTGCAGTTGCCGTTGGAGTGCCACGAGTGCCTGGGGTTTGTCGTGGACTCCCACGAGGCAGTGTTGGATGCCCAGTTGTTGTGCACGTCGTTCAGTGGCCCCGCCTTGTCCGCCGCTTAGAAATGCCAGTGAAATTCCAATTTGTTGAAGCAGGCGTAGGCCCAGCCCATCGCGCACATCAAACCGCTTCTGAAGCTCCCCATCCTGATTTAGCCACAGGCCTCCATCCGTCAGTACGCCATCAACGTCAAGCACCAAGAGTTGAATGTCAATCAGCTTCTTATGGTGTCGGTGCCAGTGCCATTCGCGAAGCAGACTTCGCATCGTGATGTCCTCCTTTCAAGTCAGCTTGGTTTGGACTGGCTAACGAAAACGCAACAGGCTTTCCAGTTTGATGGAGGGACCGAGCAGAAGCATTCTGAGATGGTCTTGTATGGGAGTGTTCTTTAGTCCTGATGGTGTCATCAAGTGTTGGGCGTCATTGGGGGATGTGAATAGGCATTCAGGAGTGATTGAGTTCAGTATAAAAACCCAGTCGATTGTGTTTTGAGCTGAAGTCTAGGGCTACACCATTGCCGCGTTATTGATCAATTGACGTTTGGCTTTCAATAACACCTGTTGTGTTGTAGAGGCTTGATGGTGTTGATCGATAACTATTTTTTTCTGACAAGCTTTTTGCCATTTGATGCGTTGCCGAGGCAGACATGGCTTTGTGACGGTTCTAAGCTATTTCCGCATGATTGTGATCATGGCTATTTTGCTGTGTGGGGATGTTGTTGCAGGGGCATTTTGCTTGCAAAATGTTTGAAACAATTGTTGAATAGTTGCCATTTGCCTGTATATTTGCTTTCAAAGCTGTTCGGTTGGTCAGCGTGACGTTTGCCTATCTCTTCGCTCGCTTTCCATCGCTGACGCAAACATTTTGTTTCCGAGAAGTTGAGGAGATGTCAAGGCAGATGGGAGCAATGCCTATCTGGTCGTTGCGCTATCCGGATGACTTCTCTGAGGATTGTCCTGTTGAACTTGCCGCTAGAACGCGTTATCTACCGGATCGTGATCAGTTGAAGCAGATGTTCTGTTCAACGCGAGCTATGCTTGGTGATTTTCCTTTATCCGTCATTTGGCAGGTGAAGCGTTGGGGTGAAAAAAAGGGCAAGTATCGGCTTTACGAAGCTGCCTGGTTGGGTCGCGAATTGAAGGAGCAAGGTATTACGCATGTCCATACCCATTTTGCAGGGATCGGAGCACGAACGGCTTGGTGGATGAGCAAGTTTTATGGGATTTCTTATAGCTTCACTGGCCATGCAAACGATATGTTCTGCAGCAATGATGATCCTTTGCTTCTTCAGGATCTCGTCGATCAATCCTCATTTGTTGTCACCGTTTCAGATTTTTCGCGTGAGTGGCTTTTGATCCAGTGTCCTGATTCTTCCGCGAAAATTCATAGAATTTATAATGGTATGGAGTCTCGATGCTTGCCTGCAAGTGGGGCCAAAACTTTACCCCCTAAAATTGTTTCTGTAGGTCGACTGATTACGAAGAAAGGTTTTCAATACCTTGTCGAAGCTTGTGCATTGCTGCGAGATAGTGGATTAGATTTTCATTGTGAAATCATTGGCAATGGTCCACTCGAGGATGACTTAAGGTACCAGATTCAGCAGTTGAGATTAGATGACTGTGTCGAACTGGCTGGGGCTTTGCCTTGGCAAGAAGTCAATTCCAGGCTCAATGCATCTTCCGTGTTTGTCCTTCCTTGTGTGAGTGATGATGGTGGTGGAATGGATAATCTGCCAACCGTTATTCTTGAGGCGATGAATGCTGCTTTGCCTGTTGTTTCGACGCGATTGGC
Above is a window of Synechococcus sp. BIOS-U3-1 DNA encoding:
- a CDS encoding KdsC family phosphatase; translated protein: MRSLLREWHWHRHHKKLIDIQLLVLDVDGVLTDGGLWLNQDGELQKRFDVRDGLGLRLLQQIGISLAFLSGGQGGATERRAQQLGIQHCLVGVHDKPQALVALQRQLQVTLEQTCFVGDDLNDLAVRNHVGLLLTPFDGCQPMRHQADAVLCQRGGHGAVRELAERILQARGYWAALQRHGWRDQNV
- a CDS encoding glycosyltransferase, whose protein sequence is MTFAYLFARFPSLTQTFCFREVEEMSRQMGAMPIWSLRYPDDFSEDCPVELAARTRYLPDRDQLKQMFCSTRAMLGDFPLSVIWQVKRWGEKKGKYRLYEAAWLGRELKEQGITHVHTHFAGIGARTAWWMSKFYGISYSFTGHANDMFCSNDDPLLLQDLVDQSSFVVTVSDFSREWLLIQCPDSSAKIHRIYNGMESRCLPASGAKTLPPKIVSVGRLITKKGFQYLVEACALLRDSGLDFHCEIIGNGPLEDDLRYQIQQLRLDDCVELAGALPWQEVNSRLNASSVFVLPCVSDDGGGMDNLPTVILEAMNAALPVVSTRLAAVPEMVDEGITGFLVDECDASALADAVGHILKMPDCGQAIGRAGKDYAEKKFSVVQTVSSLMSLIKQSL